The Populus trichocarpa isolate Nisqually-1 chromosome 2, P.trichocarpa_v4.1, whole genome shotgun sequence genome has a window encoding:
- the LOC7457354 gene encoding mechanosensitive ion channel protein 1, mitochondrial isoform X1 — protein sequence MAGLRLSMLKNSLCISINSLSWQSLQFCNVHGSTLRSAYAIINRGYYKDESRLAGNLTNFKVVRSDTCVNSQSYRIEPVRGFSSTSSNVLFRSAVPFISMRPELSYRSFSWSSGAKVDKPVGNEVPASSGGNDVDVSNSGAIVSDWINKVKEAWQSTVDAVTYSGQKAIETSDELTPYAQQLLDSHPYLKNVVVPVGSTLTGTVVAWVVMPRLLRRFHKYSLQTPAALLSGGISGEQIPYEKSILGALEDPLRYLITFMAFSQIAVMVAPTTIASQYIAQVWRGAAILSFVWFLHRWKTNVFNRVIASATVDQEKLLTLDRVSSVGLFVIGLMALAEACGVAVQSFLTVGGIGGVATAFAAKDVLGNVLSGLSMQFSKPFSLGDTIKAGSIEGQVVEMGLTTTSLLNVEQFPVLVPNSLFSSQVIVNKSRAQWRAVVSKIPVIVDDMEKIPQISNDIKSMLNSNPNVFLGKEAPYCYLSRIESSFAELTLGCNLKQMSKDELYTTEEDILLQSVRIIKERGAKLSSTWQDSTGQ from the exons ATGGCTGGACTTAGGCTTTCAATGCTAAAAAATTCGCTCTGTATTTCCATTAACTCCCTTTCATGGCAATCACTTCAGTTTTGTAATGTTCATGGAAGTACTCTAAGATCAGCATATGCTATCATAAATCGTGGTTATTACAAAGATGAATCAAGATTGGCTGGAAATCTGACAAATTTTAAAGTTGTGAGATCTGACACTTGTGTCAATAGCCAATCTTATAGGATTGAACCCGTGAGAGGATTTTCGTCAACTTCATCGAATGTGTTGTTTCGAAGTGCTGTTCCTTTCATTTCAATGAGACCCGAGCTGAGCTATCGATCATTCTCTTGGTCATCTGGTGCCAAAGTTGATAAACCTGTCGGTAATGAAGTTCCAGCTTCATCCGGTGGAAATGATGTGGATGTTAGTAACAGTGGTGCTATTGTAAGTGACTGGATTAATAAGGTTAAAGAAGCTTGGCAAAGTACAGTGGATGCAGTAACTTATTCTGGCCAAAAGGCTATAGAGACATCCGATGAACTGACCCCATATGCTCAGCAGTTGCTTGATTCACATCCGTATCTTAAAAATGTTGTTGTTCCAGTTGGTTCGACTTTGACTGGTACCGTAGTGGCTTGGGTGGTGATGCCTAGACTTTTGAGGCGATTTCACAAGTATTCATTGCAAACTCCTGCTGCTTTGCTATCTGGAGGCATATCTGGGGAGCAAATTCCATATGAGAAAAGCATATTGGGTGCTTTGGAAGATCCTTTGAGATATTTAATCACCTTCATGGCATTTTCTCAAAT TGCTGTGATGGTGGCACCTACTACGATTGCTTCTCAATATATAGCACAAGTATGGAGGGGTGCTGCTATTCTTTCTTTTGTATGGTTTCTGCATCGGTGGAAGACAAATGTGTTTAATCGTGTGATAGCTTCAGCAACGGTAGATCAGGAAAAGCTGTTAACTCTTGATAGAGTTTCTTCTGTTGGTCTTTTTGTTATTGGACTGATGGCTTTAGCTGAGGCTTGTGGGGTAGCAGTGCAATCTTTTCTGACTGTGGGTGGCATTGGAG GAGTTGCTACTGCTTTTGCTGCCAAAGATGTCCTTGGGAATGTTCTCAGTGGGTTGTCTATGCAATTTTCAAAGCCCTTTTCACTTGGAGATACAATAAAG GCTGGGTCTATAGAAGGTCAAGTGGTTGAAATGGGACTTACAACCACTTCCTTACTGAATGTTGAGCAATTCCCTGTACTCGTTCCAAATTCTTTGTTTTCCAGTCAG GTAATTGTGAACAAGTCTCGTGCCCAATGGCGTGCAGTTGTCTCCAAAATTCCTGTGATAGTTGATGACATGGAGAAGATACCCCAGATATCAAATGACATCAAGAGCATGCTAAATTCAAACCCAAACGTTTTCTTGGGAAAGGAGGCTCCTTACTGTTACTTATCTAGAATAGAAAGTTCATTTGCCGAACTGACTCTTGGTTGCAATCTCAAGCAAATG AGCAAAGATGAATTATACACTACGGAGGAAGACATTCTTCTGCAGTCAGTCAGGATAATAAAGGAGCGTGGTGCTAAATTAAGCAGCACATGGCAGGACAGTACCGGTCAGTGA
- the LOC7457354 gene encoding mechanosensitive ion channel protein 1, mitochondrial isoform X2 translates to MAGLRLSMLKNSLCISINSLSWQSLQFCNVHGSTLRSAYAIINRGYYKDESRLAGNLTNFKVVRSDTCVNSQSYRIEPVRGFSSTSSNVLFRSAVPFISMRPELSYRSFSWSSGAKVDKPVGNEVPASSGGNDVDVSNSGAIVSDWINKVKEAWQSTVDAVTYSGQKAIETSDELTPYAQQLLDSHPYLKNVVVPVGSTLTGTVVAWVVMPRLLRRFHKYSLQTPAALLSGGISGEQIPYEKSILGALEDPLRYLITFMAFSQIAVMVAPTTIASQYIAQVWRGAAILSFVWFLHRWKTNVFNRVIASATVDQEKLLTLDRVSSVGLFVIGLMALAEACGVAVQSFLTVGGIGGVATAFAAKDVLGNVLSGLSMQFSKPFSLGDTIKAGSIEGQVVEMGLTTTSLLNVEQFPVLVPNSLFSSQLQKLTISISMLTCMCLSYVHCTRALAHTDYSRV, encoded by the exons ATGGCTGGACTTAGGCTTTCAATGCTAAAAAATTCGCTCTGTATTTCCATTAACTCCCTTTCATGGCAATCACTTCAGTTTTGTAATGTTCATGGAAGTACTCTAAGATCAGCATATGCTATCATAAATCGTGGTTATTACAAAGATGAATCAAGATTGGCTGGAAATCTGACAAATTTTAAAGTTGTGAGATCTGACACTTGTGTCAATAGCCAATCTTATAGGATTGAACCCGTGAGAGGATTTTCGTCAACTTCATCGAATGTGTTGTTTCGAAGTGCTGTTCCTTTCATTTCAATGAGACCCGAGCTGAGCTATCGATCATTCTCTTGGTCATCTGGTGCCAAAGTTGATAAACCTGTCGGTAATGAAGTTCCAGCTTCATCCGGTGGAAATGATGTGGATGTTAGTAACAGTGGTGCTATTGTAAGTGACTGGATTAATAAGGTTAAAGAAGCTTGGCAAAGTACAGTGGATGCAGTAACTTATTCTGGCCAAAAGGCTATAGAGACATCCGATGAACTGACCCCATATGCTCAGCAGTTGCTTGATTCACATCCGTATCTTAAAAATGTTGTTGTTCCAGTTGGTTCGACTTTGACTGGTACCGTAGTGGCTTGGGTGGTGATGCCTAGACTTTTGAGGCGATTTCACAAGTATTCATTGCAAACTCCTGCTGCTTTGCTATCTGGAGGCATATCTGGGGAGCAAATTCCATATGAGAAAAGCATATTGGGTGCTTTGGAAGATCCTTTGAGATATTTAATCACCTTCATGGCATTTTCTCAAAT TGCTGTGATGGTGGCACCTACTACGATTGCTTCTCAATATATAGCACAAGTATGGAGGGGTGCTGCTATTCTTTCTTTTGTATGGTTTCTGCATCGGTGGAAGACAAATGTGTTTAATCGTGTGATAGCTTCAGCAACGGTAGATCAGGAAAAGCTGTTAACTCTTGATAGAGTTTCTTCTGTTGGTCTTTTTGTTATTGGACTGATGGCTTTAGCTGAGGCTTGTGGGGTAGCAGTGCAATCTTTTCTGACTGTGGGTGGCATTGGAG GAGTTGCTACTGCTTTTGCTGCCAAAGATGTCCTTGGGAATGTTCTCAGTGGGTTGTCTATGCAATTTTCAAAGCCCTTTTCACTTGGAGATACAATAAAG GCTGGGTCTATAGAAGGTCAAGTGGTTGAAATGGGACTTACAACCACTTCCTTACTGAATGTTGAGCAATTCCCTGTACTCGTTCCAAATTCTTTGTTTTCCAGTCAG CTGCAGAAGCTTACCATCTCTATCTCTATGCTCACATGTATGTGCCTGTCATATGTGCACTGCACACGCGCGCTTGCGCACACAGACTATAGTCGTGTCTAA
- the LOC7457354 gene encoding mechanosensitive ion channel protein 1, mitochondrial isoform X3: MAGLRLSMLKNSLCISINSLSWQSLQFCNVHGSTLRSAYAIINRGYYKDESRLAGNLTNFKVVRSDTCVNSQSYRIEPVRGFSSTSSNVLFRSAVPFISMRPELSYRSFSWSSGAKVDKPVGNEVPASSGGNDVDVSNSGAIVSDWINKVKEAWQSTVDAVTYSGQKAIETSDELTPYAQQLLDSHPYLKNVVVPVGSTLTGTVVAWVVMPRLLRRFHKYSLQTPAALLSGGISGEQIPYEKSILGALEDPLRYLITFMAFSQIAVMVAPTTIASQYIAQVWRGAAILSFVWFLHRWKTNVFNRVIASATVDQEKLLTLDRVSSVGLFVIGLMALAEACGVAVQSFLTVGGIGGVATAFAAKDVLGNVLSGLSMQFSKPFSLGDTIKAGSIEGQVVEMGLTTTSLLNVEQFPVLVPNSLFSSQTIVVSNNELASW, from the exons ATGGCTGGACTTAGGCTTTCAATGCTAAAAAATTCGCTCTGTATTTCCATTAACTCCCTTTCATGGCAATCACTTCAGTTTTGTAATGTTCATGGAAGTACTCTAAGATCAGCATATGCTATCATAAATCGTGGTTATTACAAAGATGAATCAAGATTGGCTGGAAATCTGACAAATTTTAAAGTTGTGAGATCTGACACTTGTGTCAATAGCCAATCTTATAGGATTGAACCCGTGAGAGGATTTTCGTCAACTTCATCGAATGTGTTGTTTCGAAGTGCTGTTCCTTTCATTTCAATGAGACCCGAGCTGAGCTATCGATCATTCTCTTGGTCATCTGGTGCCAAAGTTGATAAACCTGTCGGTAATGAAGTTCCAGCTTCATCCGGTGGAAATGATGTGGATGTTAGTAACAGTGGTGCTATTGTAAGTGACTGGATTAATAAGGTTAAAGAAGCTTGGCAAAGTACAGTGGATGCAGTAACTTATTCTGGCCAAAAGGCTATAGAGACATCCGATGAACTGACCCCATATGCTCAGCAGTTGCTTGATTCACATCCGTATCTTAAAAATGTTGTTGTTCCAGTTGGTTCGACTTTGACTGGTACCGTAGTGGCTTGGGTGGTGATGCCTAGACTTTTGAGGCGATTTCACAAGTATTCATTGCAAACTCCTGCTGCTTTGCTATCTGGAGGCATATCTGGGGAGCAAATTCCATATGAGAAAAGCATATTGGGTGCTTTGGAAGATCCTTTGAGATATTTAATCACCTTCATGGCATTTTCTCAAAT TGCTGTGATGGTGGCACCTACTACGATTGCTTCTCAATATATAGCACAAGTATGGAGGGGTGCTGCTATTCTTTCTTTTGTATGGTTTCTGCATCGGTGGAAGACAAATGTGTTTAATCGTGTGATAGCTTCAGCAACGGTAGATCAGGAAAAGCTGTTAACTCTTGATAGAGTTTCTTCTGTTGGTCTTTTTGTTATTGGACTGATGGCTTTAGCTGAGGCTTGTGGGGTAGCAGTGCAATCTTTTCTGACTGTGGGTGGCATTGGAG GAGTTGCTACTGCTTTTGCTGCCAAAGATGTCCTTGGGAATGTTCTCAGTGGGTTGTCTATGCAATTTTCAAAGCCCTTTTCACTTGGAGATACAATAAAG GCTGGGTCTATAGAAGGTCAAGTGGTTGAAATGGGACTTACAACCACTTCCTTACTGAATGTTGAGCAATTCCCTGTACTCGTTCCAAATTCTTTGTTTTCCAGTCAG ACTATAGTCGTGTCTAATAATGAGCTGGCATCTTG GTAA